The genomic segment TACTACATGGTGTAGGGTATAGTTAGTAGACAATATAGATAATGTAGAGTATGAGGCAGAgccagggtggggaggggagggtcagaggcagagccagggtggggaggggagggtcagaggcagggtggggaggggagggtcagaggcaggggggggaggggagggggcagagccagggtggggaggggagggtcagaggcagagccagggtggggaggggagggtcagaggcagggtggggaggggagggtcagaggcaggggggggaggggagggggcagagccagggtggggaggggagggtcagaggcagagccagggtggggaggggagggtcagaggcagagccaggggggggaggggggggggcagaggcagggccagggggggggaggggagggggcagagccagggtgaggaggggagggtcagaggcagagccaggggggggaggggagggtcagaggcagagccagggggtggaggggagggggcagaggcagagccaggggggggaggggaggctcGGAGGCAGCTCCACACAGAAggccgtgacctctgacccctgaaccTTACCTTGAGGCAGAGCTCCCCACAGAAggccgtgacctctgacccactGACCTTACCTTGAGGCAGAGCTCCACGCAGAAGGCCGTGACGGCGAACAGCCAGGTGTTGAGGGCGTACTGGTTCCACAGGAAGTAGCTGAGCAccacaggaagcaggaagagggcgagggagacCAGCAGCACGGGCAGGTGGCGGCGCAGCGACGGCGTGTGCGAGGCGCTCAGCGACATCAGCACCGGCTCCGTCATGCCGTGGATGAAGTGCAGCACGGCCGTCAGCAGCAGACACATGTTCCTGCTCAGACGCACCTGGGCCAATCACAAGCTCCGTTACAGCACCTGGGCCAATCACAAGCTCCGTTACAGCACCTGGGCCAATCAAAAGCTCTGTTACTGATCGTACTACACACTATAGGACTGGACCAGGTCAGTAGACCAGGGGGGGTCataggggggtcagggggtagACCAGGTGGACTACGAGGACCAGGGGGGCGTACCAGTCTCTCGTCGGGGTCCAGGCTGCTGAGTCCGGTCTGCAGGGCCAGGATGAAGAACAGGACCGGGGCCACGAAGCCCAGAcgcttatcctcctcctccgtggagCCTGGgacagacacatagagacacaacTCTATAGAGAGACACTTCTAGAGACACAACTCTATAGAGAGACACTTCTAGAGACACAACTCTATAGAGAGACACTTCTACATATACAACTCTATAGAGACACTTCTAGAGACACAACTCTATAGAGAGACACTTCTAGAGACACAACTCTATAGAGAGACACTTCTAGAGACACAACTCTATAGAGAGACACTTCTAGAGACACAACTCTATAGAGAGACACTTCTAGAGACACAACTCTATAGAGAGACACTTCTACATATACAACTCTATAGAGACACTCTAGAGACACAACTCTATAGAGAGACACTTCTAGAGACACAACTCTATAGAGAGACACTTCTAGAGACACAACTCTATAGAGAGACACTTCTAGAGACACAACTCTATAGAGAGACACTTCTAGAGACACAACTCTATAGAGAGACCCTTCTAGAGACACAACTCTATAGAGAGACACTTCTAGAGATACAACTCTATAGAGAGACCCTTCTAGAGATACAACCCTATAGAGAGACCCTTCTAGAGACACAACTCTATAGAGAGACACTTCTACATATACAACTCTATAGAGACACTTCTAGAGACATAACTCTATAGAGAGACACTTCTAGAGACACAACTCTATAGAGATACACTTCTGTACAACTCTATAGAGATACAAGAATATAGGGATACACTTCTAGGGATACAACTCTATAGAGATACACTTCTATATACACACTTCTATAGAGATACACTTCTAGGGATACAACTCTATAGAGATACACTTCTATATACACACTTCTATAGAGATACACTTCTACAGATACACACTTCTATACTGTATACATATTTCTACAGAAATACACTTCTATATACATACTTCTACAGTTCTAGACTTCTATAGCGATAAACTTCAATAGAGATACACTTCTATATAGACACTTCTATAGACACGTATATAGAGATACACTTCTATATAGACACTTCTATAGACACGTATATAGAGATACACTTCTATATAGACACTTCTATAGACACGTATATAGAGATACACTTCTATATAGACACTTCTATAGACACGCATATAGATACACTTCTATATAGACACTTCTATAGACACGTATATAGAGATACACTTCTATATAGACACGTATATAGAGATACACTTCTATATAGACACTTCTATAGACACGCATATAGATACACTTCTATATAGACACTTCTATAGACACGTATATAGAGATACACTTCTATATAGACACTTCTATAGACACGTATATAGAGATACACTTCTATATAGACACTTCTATAGACACGTATATAGATACACTTCTATATAGACACTTCTATAGACACGTATATAGAGATACACTTCTATATAGACACTTCTATAGACACGTATATAGAGATACACTTCTATATAGACATTTCTATAGACACGTATATAGATACACTTCTATATAGACACTTCTATAGACACGTATATAGATACACTTCTATATAGACACTTCTATAGAGATACACTTCTATATAGACACTTCTATAGAGATACACTTCTATATAGACACTTCTATAGACAGGGGTGCACATAACTTCTTTATAGAGTTACTCAGTTGAGTACCAGGAGTTGGTGTTTGGTACGCACCCAGACATAGCCCCACACGTAACATCGGATCTTATGAAACGTATCCAGTTCCACAGAGGGTTTTTGcgtcaccttttttttttatcaaactgcAGCAGCTCGACCACGGAGCGTTTGATTATCTGACAAAAGGAACGTTGCGATCAGCTGATTTTGTGCAATTCTCCAGTGTGTGCGCAGTGGGTGCACAGCGCACATTTCTTGCGCTTATCATTTGTTTCGAGCCACGGCACATCTTGGtgccactttaaaaaaaaaaaaaaaaaattcttctgCTCCGGCTCCATTTGCCTTTTCTTTGCAAGTGGCGAACGCACAAGAAGCTGTTCAATGTATTttgttgtttcgtttttttatggCCGTGCATGCGTACTTGCGTACCAGTTATGTGCACCCCTGTCTATAGAGATACACTACTATATACACTTTTATAGAAATACTTCTACAGATATACTTCTACATAGACCcttctagagacagacagacagacagacagacagacagacagacagacagacagacagacagacagacagacagacagacagacagacagcgtaCCTATGAACAGCAGGATGCAGAGGCCCAGGTAGTGGGCGAGGGAGGAGATGACGGCGCTCATCCCCAGGACGGTGAGGGTGGAGTCACAGCCGGAGATGACCAGGTTACTGAGGACCTCCCAGAGCACCTCTCCGCTAAGCACCGCCCCCTGGAACCCAGACACCAGGTTAATGAGGAcctcagagagacaccaggtCACTGAGGAcctcagagagacaccaggtCACTGAGGACCTCAGAGAGACCAGGCTACTGAGGACCTCAGAGAGACCAGGCTACTGAGGACCTCAGAGAGACCAGGCTACTGAGGACCTCAGAGAGACCAGGTTACTGTTACTCTCCGCTCAGAACCGCCCCCTTGAACCCAGAGTCACATGACCTCACTGCTCTGAGGGGGATGGGCTCACCTGTGAACGGGGGGGCGAGCTCACCTGtgagctgggggcggggctcacCAGTGAAATGGGCGGGGCTAACCtgtgaacggggggggggggcggggctcaccTGTGAACAGGGGGACGAGCTCACCTGTGAAATGGGCGGGGCTAACCTGTGAGCAGGGGGGCAGGGCTCACCTGTGAACGGGGGTTGGGGCGCGGGGCTAACCTGTGAGCGGGggttggggggcggggctcaccTGTGAACGGGGGTTGGGGCGCGGGGCTAACCTGTGAGCGGGggttggggggcggggctcaccTGCGCGGCGGGCGGGGCGGCGTCCTCCCTGCGGGCGGCCTGCACCACGTAGAGCAGGATGAGGGCCTGGGCGGCCAGCCGGCTCAGCCAGAAGAGGCGCAGCACGTGGGGCAGCCGGACCCTCTTCCAGgtgtcctccagcagcagctgcaggccgTAGATGCGGTACATGTGGCGCAGCAGCAGGTAGACGTAGCGGCCCGAGTAGTAGAGCCAGGGCAGCCGCAGGGCCAGGCAGCCCGCCAGCTGCAGCGCCAGCAGCGCGCCGCAGCCCAGGGCCAGCAGCTGGCGCCCGTCCCCcggcagctccaccaccagcccccacaGCGGGGCCAGCagcgccgccaccaccagcgCCGCCAGCGACGACTGCAGCCGCAGCAGGAAGATGTAGCCCACGCCCAGCGCCATCTGCACGGCCGCCACGCCCAGCCAGAGGGTGGGGCCGctgcgggggaggagcctgaaGCCCAGCGCCGTCTTGTGGTAGGCGCCGTACACGACGTCCCGCTGGGCCGTGGCGTGGTAGTTGATGAGCACGCCGGCCGcgcccaccaccgccgccaggAAGAGCGTGTAGAACTTGAACAGGGCCTTCTGGGAGAGCAGCAGCACCACGCAGGCCGCCAGCacgcctggagacacacacacagccgcggGTCAGAGTCaggcctggagacacacacacagccgcggGTCAGAGTCacgcctggagacacacacacagcctcggGTCAGAGTCacgcctggagacacacacacagcctcggGTCAGAGTCacgcctggagacacacacacagccgcggGTCAGAGTCacgcctggagacacacacacagcctcggGTCAGAGTCacgcctggagacacacacacagccgcggGTCAGAGTCAGGCCTCGTGTCAGAGTCAGGCCTCGTGTCAGAGTCAGGCCTCGTGTCAGAGTCAGGCCTCGTGTCAGAGTCAGGCCGCGGGTCAGAGTCAGGCCGCAGGTCAGAGTCAGGCCGCAGGTCAGAGTCAGGCCGCAGGTCAGAGTCAGGCCGCAGGTCAGAGTCAGACCACGGGTCAGAGTCAtgcctggagacacacacacagccgcggGTCAGAGTCaggcctggagacacacacacagccgcaggTCAGAGTCAGGCCGCGGGTCAGAGTCAGGCCTCGTGTCAGAGTCAGGCCTCGTGTCAGAGTCAGGCCTCGTGTCAGAGTCAGGCCTCGTGTCAGAGTCAGGCCTCGTGTCAGAGTCAGGCCTCATGTCAGAGTCAGGCCTCGTGTCAGAGTCAGGCCTCCGCAGCCTCATGTTTCACTGCCGGGAGGGGACTATACTTTTCATCTAGTATTACTATACTATTCATGCTCCTACTAGTAATGAGCAGACGCCTACCTCCGAAGGCACTGACAGTGAATTCAGGTCCACAAGTAGTGAGTGACAGTGAATTCAGGTCCACAAGTAGTGAGTGACCGTAATACAGGTTCACAAGTAGTGAGTGACAGTGAATTCAGGTCCACAAGTAGCGAGTGACCGTAATTCAGGTCCACAAGTAGTGAGTGACAGTGAATTCATGTCCACAAGTAGCGAGTGACCGTAATTCAGGTCCAAAAGTAGTGAGTGACCGTAATACAGGTCCACAAGTAGTGAGTGACAGTGAATTCAGAGCCTTCGGCTGGGGCTCAACCCTTGGACCACCCTGCCCAGTGCCCATCATCAGTCATGAATCCCAGACTCCATCAAACCCATAAGAACCCACGGATACTCCCCAGTGGTCAAtgatcaccatgacaacatggCTGTATGGCCCAGTCTGCCCTGTACTCCAGCAGAGTATCACAGCTctggccccctccctctctctcgttcattAGGGTCTGGTTCCTGCACAGTGTCTGAACGCTTGGGGCCGTTGCACCAGGGAGATCTCTCCACTGCTGCGCAGACCGGGCGGGTAGAAGCCTCGGCCCACCGGTCAAAGTCTAACGACCCGGCCTCGGGTGCATGACGCCGTTCACTCAACACTGGCTCTGCTGCAGCCATGCTAACACTTTTAAAACGCAGCAGCGGTGTTGTTCTGAGCAATAAAGTTGTAACCAAACACCTCACGTCAGTTTGTCGTTAGGAAGTAAGTATGTAGTTATGTATAAAGTACAGTTGGTATACAGTACAAAGTACAGTTGGTATACAGTACAGAGCACAGTAGTTATGTATAAAGTACAGTTAATATAGAGTACAGTAGTTATATAGAGTACAGTTGTTATGTATAGTACAGTTGGTATAGAATACAGTAGTTATGTTTATAGTACAGTAGTTATGTTTAGAGTACTGTAGTTATGTATAGCGTACTTTAGTTATCTATAGAGTACAGTAGTTATCTATAAAGTGCAGTAGTTACGGATAGATTACAGTAGTTATGTATTATGTACAGCAGTTATGAATAGAGTACTTTAGTTATGAATAGAGTACAGTTGGTATGCATATAGTACAGTAGTAATGCATAAGTTCCAGTTATTTATAGAGTAAAGTCGGTATGTATTCGAGTACAATAGGTATGTATTAAGTACGGTTGGTATGTATTCGGGTACAATAGTTATGTATTAAGTACGGTTAGTATGTATTCGTGTACTTTAGTAATGCATAGGGTACAGTTGTTTTGTACTTTGTAGCGTTAGCATCTAGTATCCCTCTCTGTTAAGTACACTATGGACGGTGATGGTGCTCTGTTCACTCCGGACCACCAGGTGAAGCCGGTCTGTTCACTATTGACCCCCAGGTGATGCCGGTCAATTCACTATTGACCCCCAGGTGAAGCCGCTCTGTTCACTACGGACCCTCAGCAGGTGAAACCGCTCTGTTCACTACACTATGGATCAGCTAAGAGGCTACGCTAGTCTGTCCCGGTGCTAGCTGTCATTAGCCGCCGGTAGGTAGGCTAGCTGTCATTAGCCGCCGGTAGCTAGGCTAGCAGTGCGTCTCACCCAGGATCCGGAGTAGGACCCGGCCTCCCGCGCCGGCCCAGCCCGAGCCGGAGGGGTCGTAGGAAGAGTTAAAGATGCCGTCGATGATGAAGACGCAGGGGACCCGGAGAGCCACGTCCAGCCCGGCCAGGAGGCGGTGGCTCAGCCGGGCCTGCGGGACCGCCATGCGGGGTGAGGAGCGGCTCCGTCCCGGGGGACGCGGTGTCTAATCCCGGCTGTCTTCAGGTGTCGGGAGCAACACTCGGTAACGAACGCGGGGACTATCCGTCCGCCATCTCCTGTGGTTGCTATGCGAGCAACGCGGAAGTGGTCTCAGGGTTGCCCGGACGTGACGTGTTGACGCGGTGGAGGTGTGGCGCGTGACTCGGTGACGCTCCACACCTCCAGCAGCGTTGGAGGTGTGGACCCAGGGGCCAGGTAGACCAAGGGGCCACGTGAGGGTGGTGTGTGCTGGAGACATACTGGACATATGTCAGAgtaaaactttatttatgtatgcacaaaataaagaaatgaacgTGGACCATTTTAGGCTTTACAACAACTCGTTCACAATGCGTTGAGGCTCGATCTCAACCACGCCATTCATTAGTTGATAACTTGTTTACCCAAGATGTGGAGCACATAAGAGCACGGTTTTAGCGGGTTCACAAGGGCGTTATGCAACATGGAGACACATGAAAAGTCCTTGAAGCCTTCTGGAGGGTTCCGGCCGCGGCTCCACCGGTCCTGCAGAACGCACGCCCCTCCTCCTCGGCCcgggggaatcgaacccgggacCTGTGGCCGTGCCGAGAGCCTTCAGCTGAAGAAGAGCTTCAGTGTGTTGTTGTAGATGGTGGAGGACATCTCCATCACGTCCTCCCCGCGGGCCGCCGCCATCACCTCCAGCACCTGTCTGGAGACAGACCGGACCGAACCGGTTAACACCTGTCTGAGCCGGACCGGACCGAACCGGTTAACACCTGTCTGAACCACACCAGACCGGACCGGTTAACACCCGTCTGAACCGGACCGGACCGAACCGGTTAACACCTGTCTGAACCGGACCAGACCGGACCGGTTAACACCCGTCTGAGCCGGACCGGATCGAACCGGTTAACACCTGTCTGAACCGGACCAGACCGGACCGGTTAACACCTGTCTGAACCGGACCGGATCGAACCGGTTAACACCTGTCTGAACCGGACCAGACCGGATCGAACCGGTTAACACCTGTCTGAGCCGGACCGGACCGGACAACACCTGTCTGAACCACACCAGACCGGACCGAACCGGTTAACACCTGTCTGAACCGGACCAGACCGGACCGAACCGGTTAACACCTGTCTGAACCGGACCAGGCCGAACCGGTTAACACCTGTCTAAACCGGACCAGACCGGACCGGTTAACACCTGTCTGAACCGGACCAGACCGAACCGGTTAACACCTGTCTGAACCGGACCAGACCGGACCGAACCGGTTAACACCTGTCTGAACCGGACCAGACCGGGCCGAACCGGTTTACACCTGTCTGAACCGGACCAGACCGGACCGGTTAACACCTGTCTGAACCGGACCAGGCCGAACCGGTTAACACCTGTCTGAACCGGACCAGACCGGACCGGTTAACACCTGTCTGAACCTGTCTGGAGACAGACCGGACCAAACCGGTTATCTGAAGGTACCGGTCGGGTtactacccgtctgtctgaagGGACCATCACTGGTtactacccgtctgtctgaagGGACCATCACTGGTTACCACCCGTCTGTCTGAAGGGACCATCACTGGTTACCACCCGTCTGTCtgaaggggggcggggctcacaTGATGTGGCAGGGCTCGTTGCGGTCCTTCAGGCAGTGGCCCTCCTCCCACTTCTTCTTGGTGGGGAAGGCGGTGGAGACGAACCTGGAGCCGGCGTGGGACGCCTTCACCCCGCACCAGGGGGCGTCTGGGGACGCATTCACCATGTCACCGCAGCCTCATTCACCATGTCATCACAGCCTCATTCACCACGTCATCACAGCCTCATTCACCATGTCACCACAGCCTCATTCACCATGTCATCACAGCCTCATTCACCATGTCACCACAGCCTCATTCACCATGTCACCACAGCCTCATTCACCATGTCATCACAGCCTCATTCACCATGTCACCACAGCCTCATTCACCATGTCATCACAGCCTCATTCACCATGTCATCAATGCCTCATTCACCATGTCACCACAGCCTCATTCACCATGTCACCACAGCCTCATTCACCATGTCATCACAGCCTCATTCACCATGTCATCAATGCCTCATTCACCATGTCACCACAGCCTCATTCACCATGTCATCACAGCCTCATTCACCATGTCATCACAGCCTCATTCACCACGTCATCACAGCCTCATTCACCATGTCACCACAGCCTCATTCACCATGTCACCACAGCCTCATTCACCATGTCATCACAGCCTCATTCACCATGATGTTATCACAGCCTCATTCATCATGTCATCAATGCCTCATTCATCATGTCATCAATGCCTCATTCACCATGTCATCAATGCCTCATTCACTGGTAGGCGGTAGGGGCAGTAGAGGCAGTAGGGGCAGTAGGGGCATTTGAGGCGgtagagggggtagggggggtagagggggtagGGGCAGTAGAGGCGGTAGAGGGGGTAGAGGGGGTAGGGGCGGTAGAGGGGGTAGGGGCAGTAGAGGGGGTAGAGGGGGTAGGGGCGGTAGAGGGGGTAGGGGCAGTAGAGGGGGTAGAGGGGGTAGGGGCAGTAGAGGGGGTAGGGGCAGTAGAGGGGGTAGGGGCAGTAGAGGGGGTAGAGGGGGTAGGGGCAGTAGAGGGGGTAGAGGCGGTA from the Gadus morhua chromosome 22, gadMor3.0, whole genome shotgun sequence genome contains:
- the rnf139 gene encoding E3 ubiquitin-protein ligase RNF139: MAVPQARLSHRLLAGLDVALRVPCVFIIDGIFNSSYDPSGSGWAGAGGRVLLRILGVLAACVVLLLSQKALFKFYTLFLAAVVGAAGVLINYHATAQRDVVYGAYHKTALGFRLLPRSGPTLWLGVAAVQMALGVGYIFLLRLQSSLAALVVAALLAPLWGLVVELPGDGRQLLALGCGALLALQLAGCLALRLPWLYYSGRYVYLLLRHMYRIYGLQLLLEDTWKRVRLPHVLRLFWLSRLAAQALILLYVVQAARREDAAPPAAQGAVLSGEVLWEVLSNLVISGCDSTLTVLGMSAVISSLAHYLGLCILLFIGSTEEEDKRLGFVAPVLFFILALQTGLSSLDPDERLVRLSRNMCLLLTAVLHFIHGMTEPVLMSLSASHTPSLRRHLPVLLVSLALFLLPVVLSYFLWNQYALNTWLFAVTAFCVELCLKVVVSVTVYVLFMADGVSSVLWEGLDDYVYGVRSAGSVLEFLFGVVMFANGAYTMVFESGSKIRACMMCLHAYFNIYLQARNGWRTFVHRRSAAQKINSLPEARGRALRELGDVCAICYQEFSGAARVTPCRHYFHAPCLRKWLYIQDSCPMCHQRVYVEEPEAPPRPFSDRDAAPAAAAALGRPRPPGPPAPPPPGEEPGGGGAEEPQEEIGDNDSIEYDEEEWGARSGGGGAPQEEQYLDEQEESD